The sequence TGTTCTAGCTGCGTTGCCGTGCTGCTGCGAAAACTATGGAAACGTGGCGATCTGTGAACCCTTCGGCCTTCTTGAGCTTGGTGAACCGTTGCTGTGGGCCGTTCAGGCGTTTACCGGCTGCATCTGGTTTAGCTGCATACAAGAACCCATCCTTCGTCTGTTTGAGGCGCTGGACGTACAGCGGGAGCAATGACGGGTGGATTGGTAGTGTTCGGATACCTGCGGCAGTTTTGAATCTTCCACGTTAAAAGCGATTGGCTGGTGGTTATCGTCAAACACGGTGGTGCTGGTGCTGATTCGTCCAATCTCTTCAATCCGGCAACCTGTCAGACAAGCAAACTTGATTAGGTCGGCTAATTCTTGGTCGCCCTTGGCCACTGCTGCGGCGTGTAGCTGTTCTGCTTCCTGTCGTGTGTACGCTTCCCATGATTCACCCCCGGCCTTGCCTACCCCTTGCGTGGGTGTGTTCTGCGAATGGACTGGGGAGGTGGGCGAACTGATCACGGTAGGTCTGAACATACCGGCAGGCGTACTTATGCCACTTGCGCAAGGCCCATAGGTGGCCCTGCCTTGTCTGGGCGCTTGTCGCTGATCGTGTCCAGGTACTCGGCCACTGTATCGAACGTCAGCGGCTTGACCTGTGTGGTCAGGTATGAGGAGAAGGCTTCTAGCTTGCTGATGAGTACGGCGGTAGTGCGGGCGTTGTCGTTCTGGCTTTCGTATGCTGCCTGAATGCTGCAATGGCACCCGCGCTGATTGGTGACTTGGGTTTATAGGTCTTGGGATCGATAGCTATTGAAAGGGCTTCTGCTGCCTCGGTGGGAGACAGGTTGTAGTGTCTGGCAATGATCTGTGATGGGGCGGTTGGAAGGGTGCTAAGTGCTGAGCTGAGAAAGCCAATACTGTCGCCCTTTTGGGCAGCTTCCAAGCTGGGGATCAATTCAGAGGGGAGGCTGGTTGCACCATCCCTGTAAAGGAGGGCCACGACTTTAGCTAGGTCGGCGGCTGCCTCGGATAGTTTTGCATTCTGTTCTGCCTCGGACAGTGCAAAGAATGGATCGCTAGGGTGGGGCTTGTTCTTGATCGCTGATAGCAGGCTGTTGTCGATTCTTGCACCTAGAGCTTTAGCATTGTCTGCCAATTCCTCGCGCCATGCGTCCCCCTTAGCCAGCTTGGCGTCACGTATTGATCTAAATGAAGCTTTCCATTGTCCAATCACTTGAGTGGCAATGGTCTTGGCCAGCATCTTGTCGCCAGTCTTCAAGGATTTGCTAAGGATTCGACGATTACCAAAGGCGTGGCGGAGGTCGGCGGGTACATCTATGCGGACATGCCACGTTGTGGAGCGCTGCACAAGGTGATTGGATTTTGCTGGCATAATGACACCACTGGAGGGGGATTCT comes from Pseudomonas cavernicola and encodes:
- a CDS encoding DUF6538 domain-containing protein, with protein sequence MPAKSNHLVQRSTTWHVRIDVPADLRHAFGNRRILSKSLKTGDKMLAKTIATQVIGQWKASFRSIRDAKLAKGDAWREELADNAKALGARIDNSLLSAIKNKPHPSDPFFALSEAEQNAKLSEAAADLAKVVALLYRDGATSLPSELIPSLEAAQKGDSIGFLSSALSTLPTAPSQIIARHYNLSPTEAAEALSIAIDPKTYKPKSPISAGAIAAFRQHTKARTTTPALPPYSSAS